The Xiphophorus maculatus strain JP 163 A chromosome 23, X_maculatus-5.0-male, whole genome shotgun sequence genome contains a region encoding:
- the zc4h2 gene encoding zinc finger C4H2 domain-containing protein: protein MADEQEIMCKLENILEIRNKTIQMQKIKSRLKMEFEALESEEKHLKEYKQEMDLLLQEKMAHVEELRLIHADINVMESTIKQSENDLNKLLETTRRLHDEYKPLKEHVDALRMTLGLHRLPNLNEEEEKLSLDYFEKQKAEWQKEPHEPAIPESLAAAAAAAQQLQVSRKQDARQTATFRQQPPPMKACLSCHQQIHRNAPICPLCKAKSRSRNPKKPKRKPDE, encoded by the exons ATGGCGGACGAACAAGAAATAATGTGCAAGCTGGAGAATATCTTGGAAATACG AAACAAGACGATCCAGATGCAGAAGATTAAGTCTCGCCTAAAGATGGAGTTTGAGGCTCTGGAGTCGGAGGAGAAGCATTTAAAAGAATACAAACAAGAAATGGATCTCCTTCTGCAAGAGAAAATGGCCCATGTTGAAGAGCTGCGCCTCATCCATGCAGATATTAATGTG ATGGAGAGCACCATAAAGCAGTCAGAGAACGACCTGAATAAATTGCTGGAGACAACTCGCCGCCTCCATGACGAGTACAAGCCTCTGAAGGAGCATGTTGATGCACTCAGAATGACTTTAGGTCTGCACAGACTGCCCAACTTGAACGAAGAGGAGGAAAAGCTCTCTCTGGA TTATTTTGAGAAGCAGAAGGCAGAGTGGCAGAAGGAGCCACATGAGCCCGCCATCCCAGAATCTcttgctgcagctgcagcagcggcGCAGCAGCTTCAGGTGTCCAGGAAGCAAGACGCCCGGCAGACAGCCACCTTCAGGCAGCAGCCGCCACCCATGAAG GCATGCCTGTCCTGCCATCAGCAGATTCACCGCAACGCTCCCATATGTCCGCTGTGCAAGGCCAAGAGCCGCTCCCGCAACCCAAAGAAGCCGAAGAGGAAACCAGATGAGTAG
- the asb12 gene encoding ankyrin repeat and SOCS box protein 12 isoform X2, producing the protein MAVGQPVNMSLMDISKIFSLLQPKEEDEDGEQARALNDAVGADDAALLSELLAQEEYRRCINAPSGWGVPVTPLRTAAALGRLRCLEILLGHGAEIDVLDVKAQTPLFTAVSGKHLDCVAALLKAGADPNGSQYNNCSPVLTAAREGDVDILRELLRFGAEVDVRPKVPEWATNATACRGPLYISAVYGHLGCFKLLLLHGANPNYNCTDEKMLARIKQPKTVVEVCLRYGCGVEYIQLLVDFGADVYLPTLIIDKTTKQNEALLLLLRERVCPKTLMSQTRLAIRRHIPFADKDPAIDSLDIPLVLRNYLKHINAEPE; encoded by the exons ATGGCCGTGGGCCAGCCTGTCAACATGAGTCTGATGGACATATCGAAGATCTTCTCCCTGCTCCAGCCcaaggaggaggacgaggacgGCGAGCAGGCTCGGGCCTTGAACGACGCCGTGGGCGCCGACGACGCAGCTCTGCTCTCCGAGCTCCTCGCTCAGGAGGAATACCGGCGGTGCATCAACGCTCCGAGCGGCTGGGGGGTCCCGGTGACCCCCCTGCGCACCGCCGCTGCCCTCGGACGCCTGAGGTGCCTGGAGATCCTGTTGGGGCACGGGGCGGAG ATAGACGTTTTGGATGTGAAGGCCCAGACGCCTCTCTTCACAGCTGTGAGTGGGAAACACTTGGACTGCGTGGCGGCCCTGCTGAAGGCGGGAGCCGACCCCAACGGCAGCCAGTACAACAACTGCTCCCCGGTGCTGACCGCCGCCAGGGAGGGTGACGTAGACATTCTCCGGGAGCTGCTGCGGTTTGGAGCCGAGGTGGACGTCCGGCCAAAGGTCCCCGAGTGGGCCACCAACGCCACAGCCTGCAGAGGGCCCCTGTACATCTCAGCCGTCTATGGACACCTGGGCTGCTTTAAGCTGCTCCTGCTACACGGGGCCAACCCCAACTATAACTGCACGGATGAGAAGATGCTGGCCAGGATCAAGCAACCCAAGACGGTTGTGGAGGTGTGTCTCCGTTACGGCTGTGGGGTGGAGTACATTCAGCTGCTCGTAGACTTCGGGGCAGACGTCTATCTACCTACACTCATTATTGACAAAACTACAAAGCAGAACGAAGcgctactgctgctgctcagagagAGAG TTTGTCCCAAAACACTGATGTCACAGACTCGGCTGGCAATCCGAAGACACATCCCGTTTGCCGACAAGGACCCTGCAATAGACAGTTTGGACATACCTCTGGTCCTGAGGAACTACTTAAAGCACATAAACGCTGAACCTGAGTGA
- the asb12 gene encoding ankyrin repeat and SOCS box protein 12 isoform X1, whose amino-acid sequence MAVGQPVNMSLMDISKIFSLLQPKEEDEDGEQARALNDAVGADDAALLSELLAQEEYRRCINAPSGWGVPVTPLRTAAALGRLRCLEILLGHGAEVCHRRRIDVLDVKAQTPLFTAVSGKHLDCVAALLKAGADPNGSQYNNCSPVLTAAREGDVDILRELLRFGAEVDVRPKVPEWATNATACRGPLYISAVYGHLGCFKLLLLHGANPNYNCTDEKMLARIKQPKTVVEVCLRYGCGVEYIQLLVDFGADVYLPTLIIDKTTKQNEALLLLLRERVCPKTLMSQTRLAIRRHIPFADKDPAIDSLDIPLVLRNYLKHINAEPE is encoded by the exons ATGGCCGTGGGCCAGCCTGTCAACATGAGTCTGATGGACATATCGAAGATCTTCTCCCTGCTCCAGCCcaaggaggaggacgaggacgGCGAGCAGGCTCGGGCCTTGAACGACGCCGTGGGCGCCGACGACGCAGCTCTGCTCTCCGAGCTCCTCGCTCAGGAGGAATACCGGCGGTGCATCAACGCTCCGAGCGGCTGGGGGGTCCCGGTGACCCCCCTGCGCACCGCCGCTGCCCTCGGACGCCTGAGGTGCCTGGAGATCCTGTTGGGGCACGGGGCGGAGGTTTGTCACCGTCGGCGG ATAGACGTTTTGGATGTGAAGGCCCAGACGCCTCTCTTCACAGCTGTGAGTGGGAAACACTTGGACTGCGTGGCGGCCCTGCTGAAGGCGGGAGCCGACCCCAACGGCAGCCAGTACAACAACTGCTCCCCGGTGCTGACCGCCGCCAGGGAGGGTGACGTAGACATTCTCCGGGAGCTGCTGCGGTTTGGAGCCGAGGTGGACGTCCGGCCAAAGGTCCCCGAGTGGGCCACCAACGCCACAGCCTGCAGAGGGCCCCTGTACATCTCAGCCGTCTATGGACACCTGGGCTGCTTTAAGCTGCTCCTGCTACACGGGGCCAACCCCAACTATAACTGCACGGATGAGAAGATGCTGGCCAGGATCAAGCAACCCAAGACGGTTGTGGAGGTGTGTCTCCGTTACGGCTGTGGGGTGGAGTACATTCAGCTGCTCGTAGACTTCGGGGCAGACGTCTATCTACCTACACTCATTATTGACAAAACTACAAAGCAGAACGAAGcgctactgctgctgctcagagagAGAG TTTGTCCCAAAACACTGATGTCACAGACTCGGCTGGCAATCCGAAGACACATCCCGTTTGCCGACAAGGACCCTGCAATAGACAGTTTGGACATACCTCTGGTCCTGAGGAACTACTTAAAGCACATAAACGCTGAACCTGAGTGA